From a region of the Haematobia irritans isolate KBUSLIRL chromosome 4, ASM5000362v1, whole genome shotgun sequence genome:
- the LOC142233040 gene encoding uncharacterized protein LOC142233040 has product MVHSRRGYSNERRASSNTNKEDRRSSISSNRRSPNFYKCKLCNKFHSLKVCPKFLKMTPKQRNILVLREVYCVNCLARSHRFRDCRSENMCRKCGRPHNTLLHPNYQQRKSKSATNNTNEQRSNNAITSRTNTNGSQETSPNQKILSEAIRALASVLCSSSE; this is encoded by the exons ATGGTCCACTCGAGGAGAGGATACTCAAATGAACGGAGAGCATCATCAAACACTAACAAAGAGGATAGAAG ATCGTCAATATCTAGCAACCGGAGGTCTCCAAACTTTTACAAGTGCAAACTGTGTAACAAATTCCACTCATTGAAAGTGTGCCCGAAGTTCTTGAAGATGACTCCCAAACAACGCAATATTTTGGTACTGCGAGAAGTTTACTGCGTAAATTGCCTTGCCAGAAGCCACCGTTTTCGTGATTGTCGGTCAGAAAATATGTGTAGAAAATGTGGAAGACCGCACAACAcccttttgcatccaaattatcAACAACGAAAATCTAAATCAGCAACCAACAACACCAATGAGCAGCGAAGCAACAACGCCATCACATCCAGAACCAACACCAATGGGTCACAGGAAACCTCACCAAACCAAAAGATTCTTTCTGAGGCTATTCGTGCCTTAGCATCGGTTTTATGTTCCTCGTCGGAATAA